In Streptomyces hawaiiensis, one genomic interval encodes:
- a CDS encoding threonine/serine dehydratase — translation MIGISEIEAVAERIAGHVVRTPTVDSPGLSALLGAPVTAKLELLQRTGSFKARGATAKLLSLTEAERAAGVVAVSGGNHGIALAVMAAALDVKATVVMPRSAPAKAVEIAEASGASVRLTDDMDGAFAHMTRLQQEGLTLVHPFDDPVVIAGQGTVGLEFAADAGELTDVLVSIGGGGLIAGVAAALRACRPGVRVWGVETEGAQAMSEALAAGGPLPVALSSIVSTLSAPSVSQLTYDHVSAQVTEVLVVPDREAVQGSLDLADHAKVWAEPAAGCLLPAARQVLERVGDGARLGLVVCGGNATTGDVFAWSRRFGLR, via the coding sequence ATGATCGGCATCTCGGAGATCGAAGCCGTGGCCGAGCGGATCGCCGGGCACGTCGTGCGCACACCGACCGTGGACAGCCCGGGGCTGTCGGCGTTGCTCGGCGCACCGGTCACCGCGAAGCTCGAACTGCTGCAGCGCACCGGCTCGTTCAAGGCGCGCGGGGCGACGGCAAAACTGCTGTCGCTGACCGAGGCCGAACGGGCCGCCGGGGTGGTGGCGGTCAGCGGCGGCAACCACGGGATCGCCCTGGCGGTCATGGCCGCGGCCCTCGATGTGAAGGCCACGGTGGTGATGCCGCGCTCGGCACCCGCCAAAGCCGTGGAGATCGCGGAGGCGTCCGGCGCGTCGGTGCGGCTGACCGACGACATGGACGGCGCGTTCGCACACATGACGCGGCTCCAGCAGGAGGGGCTGACCCTGGTCCACCCCTTCGACGACCCGGTGGTGATCGCCGGACAGGGCACGGTCGGGCTGGAGTTCGCCGCCGACGCCGGTGAGCTCACGGACGTCCTCGTGAGCATCGGGGGCGGCGGCCTGATCGCCGGTGTCGCCGCCGCGCTGCGGGCATGCCGGCCCGGGGTGCGGGTGTGGGGCGTGGAGACCGAGGGCGCACAGGCCATGTCCGAGGCGCTGGCGGCTGGCGGCCCGCTGCCGGTCGCCCTGTCGTCGATCGTCTCCACCCTCAGCGCCCCGTCCGTGTCGCAGCTGACGTACGACCATGTCTCCGCCCAGGTCACCGAGGTCCTCGTGGTCCCGGACCGGGAGGCCGTGCAGGGCTCGCTGGACCTGGCCGACCACGCCAAGGTGTGGGCCGAACCGGCGGCCGGCTGTCTGCTGCCCGCCGCCCGGCAGGTCCTGGAGCGGGTCGGCGACGGGGCCCGGCTCGGCCTGGTGGTGTGCGGGGGCAACGCGACGACGGGTGACGTGTTCGCCTGGTCGCGCCGCTTCGGTCTGCGCTGA
- a CDS encoding CAP domain-containing protein, translated as MSELVPGGNLALPGGAVTVRVPGPFDVSALVTDDGGKVRDDGDFVFYNQPAAPGAALRGDTLAVDPPGLRPGATRVTVVVSPAEPGTALGHLPSPTLHVADAGGRPLARFTPPRPRQETVLLLAELYRRGDRWKLRALGQGYADGLAGLARDFGVDVVDDATPGPPPGAFAALDPDGFLPLVDSARAAAGSPPLSLDARLMSAAREHAAAMAAAGRLGVETRDGVSVYQRVIDSGFAYLTIGEHLVSGPRSAAGFVAYCLRTDGPRRTLHDPAFTHAGLAQVHDGPSGDTFWTALWARPFTPEGLAGTAAAVIDLTNRERARAGLRPLAADPSLTTAAQAHSADMVARAFYAHTAPDGSRPWDRAAAAGSALRSIGENIACGQRSPAEVVEGWMNSPGHRANILKPGFTHIGIGFCGGGRAGMYWTQLFGG; from the coding sequence ATGAGCGAGTTGGTTCCCGGAGGCAATCTGGCGCTCCCGGGCGGTGCGGTGACCGTCCGGGTGCCCGGGCCGTTCGACGTGTCCGCGCTCGTCACCGACGACGGGGGAAAAGTCCGGGACGACGGCGACTTCGTCTTCTACAACCAGCCGGCGGCGCCGGGAGCCGCCCTGCGGGGCGACACGCTCGCCGTGGACCCGCCGGGACTGCGCCCCGGCGCGACCCGGGTCACCGTCGTCGTCAGCCCCGCCGAGCCCGGAACCGCCCTCGGCCACCTGCCCTCCCCCACGCTCCACGTCGCCGACGCGGGCGGCCGCCCGCTCGCCCGCTTCACGCCGCCGCGGCCCCGGCAGGAGACGGTGTTGCTGCTCGCGGAGCTCTACCGGCGCGGCGACCGCTGGAAGCTGCGCGCCCTGGGCCAGGGGTACGCCGATGGACTGGCGGGACTCGCACGGGACTTCGGCGTCGACGTCGTGGACGACGCGACCCCCGGCCCGCCCCCGGGCGCCTTTGCCGCCCTCGATCCGGACGGCTTCCTCCCCCTGGTCGACTCCGCCCGGGCCGCAGCCGGTTCGCCCCCGCTCTCCCTGGACGCCCGACTCATGTCGGCCGCTCGGGAGCACGCCGCCGCCATGGCCGCTGCCGGACGTCTCGGCGTCGAGACGCGCGACGGCGTCTCCGTCTACCAGCGCGTCATCGACTCCGGGTTCGCGTACCTCACCATCGGCGAGCACCTGGTGTCCGGACCGCGCTCGGCCGCCGGGTTCGTCGCGTACTGCCTGCGCACGGACGGGCCCCGGCGCACCCTGCACGACCCGGCGTTCACCCACGCCGGGCTCGCCCAGGTGCACGACGGCCCGTCCGGTGACACCTTCTGGACAGCGCTGTGGGCCAGGCCGTTCACGCCCGAGGGGCTGGCCGGCACGGCGGCGGCCGTCATCGATCTCACCAACCGGGAGCGAGCCCGGGCCGGGCTCCGGCCCCTGGCCGCCGACCCGTCGCTCACCACGGCCGCCCAGGCACACAGTGCGGACATGGTGGCCCGCGCCTTCTACGCGCACACCGCACCCGACGGCAGCCGGCCCTGGGACCGGGCCGCCGCAGCCGGTTCCGCCCTGCGTTCCATCGGCGAGAACATCGCCTGCGGCCAGCGCTCCCCCGCCGAAGTCGTGGAGGGCTGGATGAACAGCCCCGGCCACCGGGCCAACATCCTCAAACCCGGCTTCACCCACATCGGCATCGGCTTCTGCGGGGGCGGCCGGGCGGGCATGTACTGGACGCAGCTCTTCGGGGGCTGA
- a CDS encoding tetratricopeptide repeat protein, whose amino-acid sequence MYGKAFAPEYQGSLTTLSVNSSLTDVLAAGTEQLRAAERAGQPGEAARSGLAVAEAHRRLGRVEDADRAWKASYRAARQAADVGAMAWALWSGGTLARQRGALPLARRLLRLAADLGERGGDVVVRGYSLAGLAETGRIQGDYEAVGRLHEQLLAEARRRGEARHTVWALEGIAQMHRNTGRYDSAYALFEEASEIAARADDRRGHAWALRGLADVVSVRDGDTERALELLSEAETTCRAMRLSSALAYNHKMRGNVLYRAGRYAQARELYEQALEEFREMSEPRGEALSRLGLAKSLARLGRDRDETAAELADLAGLLERIGLQHARRMVARAHEELGIPAAGRATEAAL is encoded by the coding sequence ATGTACGGCAAGGCATTCGCCCCGGAGTACCAGGGCTCGCTCACCACCCTGTCCGTCAACTCCTCACTGACCGACGTCCTGGCCGCCGGCACCGAGCAGTTGAGGGCGGCCGAGCGTGCCGGACAGCCCGGGGAGGCGGCGCGTTCCGGACTCGCGGTGGCCGAGGCGCACCGTCGGCTGGGCCGGGTCGAGGACGCGGACCGGGCCTGGAAGGCGAGCTACCGCGCGGCCCGGCAGGCCGCGGACGTCGGGGCGATGGCCTGGGCGCTGTGGAGCGGCGGCACGCTGGCCCGGCAGCGCGGCGCGCTCCCGCTGGCCCGCCGGCTGCTCCGGCTGGCGGCCGACCTGGGCGAACGGGGCGGGGACGTCGTCGTCCGCGGCTACTCGCTGGCCGGCCTGGCCGAGACCGGCCGCATCCAGGGCGACTACGAGGCCGTGGGGCGACTGCACGAGCAGTTGCTCGCCGAGGCCCGGCGGCGCGGGGAGGCGCGGCACACGGTGTGGGCGCTGGAGGGCATCGCGCAGATGCACCGCAACACCGGGCGCTACGACTCGGCGTACGCGCTGTTCGAGGAGGCCTCCGAGATCGCCGCTCGTGCCGACGACCGGCGCGGCCACGCCTGGGCGCTGCGCGGACTGGCCGACGTGGTGTCGGTGCGCGACGGGGACACCGAGCGGGCCCTGGAGCTGCTGAGCGAGGCGGAGACGACGTGCCGCGCGATGCGGCTGTCCAGCGCGCTGGCCTACAACCACAAGATGCGCGGCAACGTCCTGTACCGGGCGGGGCGTTACGCGCAGGCGCGGGAGTTGTACGAGCAGGCCCTCGAGGAGTTCCGCGAGATGAGCGAGCCGCGCGGGGAGGCACTGTCGCGGTTGGGGCTCGCCAAGTCCCTGGCCCGCCTGGGCCGCGACCGTGACGAGACGGCGGCGGAACTGGCCGACCTCGCCGGCCTGCTGGAACGCATCGGCCTGCAGCACGCCCGTCGGATGGTGGCCCGGGCCCATGAGGAACTCGGCATACCGGCGGCCGGGCGGGCGACGGAGGCGGCACTGTGA
- a CDS encoding AIM24 family protein: MKGDLFSSEHMVQPAVAPGMTVENAKCIRYTVNGEMLARQGAMISYRGNLQFERKGQGVGGMLKRAVTGEGLPLMAVSGQGEAWFAHEAQNCFIVDVEPGDEFTVNGRNVLCFDATLSYRIATVKGAGVTGGGLFNSVFTGHGRLGLVCEGSPLVIPVSPQYPVYVDTDAIVGWTAGLQTSLHRSQSIGSMLRGGSGEAVQLLLQGEGYVVVRPSEATPHKPGQH; encoded by the coding sequence ATGAAGGGTGACCTCTTTTCCAGTGAGCACATGGTGCAGCCGGCCGTAGCGCCAGGCATGACGGTCGAGAACGCCAAGTGCATCCGATACACGGTGAACGGCGAGATGCTCGCCCGCCAGGGCGCGATGATCTCCTACCGCGGCAACCTCCAGTTCGAGCGCAAGGGCCAGGGCGTGGGCGGCATGCTCAAGCGCGCGGTCACCGGTGAGGGGCTGCCGCTGATGGCGGTGAGCGGGCAGGGCGAGGCCTGGTTCGCGCACGAGGCGCAGAACTGTTTCATCGTCGACGTCGAGCCCGGTGACGAGTTCACGGTCAACGGCCGCAACGTCCTGTGTTTCGACGCCACGTTGTCGTACCGCATCGCGACCGTGAAGGGCGCCGGCGTCACCGGCGGCGGCCTGTTCAACAGCGTCTTCACCGGGCACGGCAGGCTGGGCCTGGTGTGCGAGGGCAGTCCGCTCGTCATCCCGGTCTCGCCGCAGTATCCGGTGTACGTCGACACGGACGCGATCGTCGGGTGGACCGCTGGCCTGCAGACCTCGCTGCACCGCTCCCAGTCCATCGGCTCCATGCTGCGCGGCGGCTCCGGCGAGGCCGTGCAACTGCTGCTCCAGGGCGAGGGGTACGTCGTCGTCCGGCCGAGCGAGGCGACACCGCACAAACCCGGCCAACACTGA
- a CDS encoding SGNH/GDSL hydrolase family protein, giving the protein MSRTARPRCRAALAALSCCVALGCGTGSVPQGDQPSPPPSAPAAAGHGVVTWASSAGHVGEAADGRGYRLMVHTSVGGSGLRVRLSNAFGDQPVTFDNVHAGLRRDGAALVPGSNRRLTFGGARSVTVPAGGIVYSDPLPGHVPAGRTLAVSLYVPRAGGALTGHWLAMRTSYTTDGDHTAQEGAAHWKQRTGSWFYLDAVTVRPRKGTGAVVALGDSITDGWHSTTDRDRRWPDYLARRLAASGTTVKGVANAGIAGNKLLLDGPGQSALNRLQRDALSLPGVRTVFLFQGVNDIKAEPGATGAGLIAGYRRLIDRAHAAGKCVVGATIAPFKGWQEWDPAGEAVRQQVNAFIRDSGAFDGVTDFDRVLRSPHDPERILPVFDGGDHLHPNDKGMRAMADAVDPKTLDCGTG; this is encoded by the coding sequence ATGTCCCGCACCGCACGCCCCCGCTGCCGTGCCGCCCTGGCCGCCCTCTCCTGCTGCGTCGCGCTGGGTTGCGGGACCGGCTCGGTACCTCAGGGGGACCAGCCGAGCCCGCCGCCCAGCGCCCCGGCGGCGGCCGGGCACGGCGTCGTCACCTGGGCCTCCTCCGCAGGCCACGTCGGCGAGGCGGCCGACGGGCGCGGCTACCGGCTGATGGTGCACACCAGCGTCGGCGGCAGCGGCCTGAGGGTGCGGCTGTCCAACGCCTTCGGCGACCAGCCGGTGACGTTCGACAACGTCCACGCGGGCCTGCGACGGGACGGCGCCGCACTCGTCCCCGGCAGCAACCGACGCCTCACGTTCGGCGGCGCCCGCTCCGTCACCGTCCCCGCCGGCGGCATCGTCTACAGCGACCCGCTGCCCGGCCACGTCCCCGCCGGGCGCACCCTCGCCGTCAGCCTGTACGTCCCCCGGGCGGGCGGCGCGCTCACCGGGCACTGGCTGGCGATGCGGACGTCGTACACCACCGACGGTGACCACACCGCGCAGGAAGGCGCGGCCCACTGGAAGCAGCGGACCGGCTCGTGGTTCTACCTCGATGCCGTCACCGTACGGCCCCGTAAGGGGACGGGTGCCGTGGTCGCCCTCGGCGACTCCATCACCGACGGCTGGCATTCCACGACCGACCGGGACCGCCGCTGGCCCGACTACCTGGCCCGCCGCCTGGCCGCGTCCGGCACCACGGTCAAAGGAGTGGCCAACGCGGGCATCGCCGGCAACAAGCTCCTCCTCGACGGCCCCGGGCAGAGCGCCCTGAACCGCCTGCAGCGGGACGCGCTCTCGCTCCCGGGCGTGCGCACGGTGTTCCTCTTCCAGGGCGTCAACGACATCAAGGCCGAGCCCGGCGCCACGGGCGCCGGGCTGATCGCCGGGTACCGCAGGCTGATCGACCGGGCCCACGCGGCCGGGAAGTGCGTCGTCGGCGCCACCATCGCCCCCTTCAAGGGCTGGCAGGAGTGGGACCCCGCCGGGGAAGCGGTGCGGCAGCAGGTCAACGCCTTCATCCGCGACAGCGGCGCATTCGACGGGGTCACCGACTTCGACCGCGTCCTGCGCAGCCCCCACGACCCCGAGCGGATCCTCCCCGTCTTCGACGGCGGCGACCATCTGCACCCCAACGACAAGGGGATGCGGGCGATGGCCGACGCCGTCGATCCGAAGACGCTCGACTGCGGGACCGGCTAG
- a CDS encoding polyprenyl synthetase family protein, which yields MTALPTTVEAARRGTTTATPPAARARTARQSAWHDPAADAGDTLRVLDRCRALVRPALEETVARLHPWVGEMAAYSFGWCEIGGAPTVAPGGKGVRQALAVLGAEAAGAPGRAGVAAAVAVELVHAFSLLHDDIMDGDADRRGRPAVWKAYGTGPAVLAGDALFALAVETLAAQPGGAGGVRTLSVALGDLVRGQADDLLFADRPWTGPERVRPDEYRAMAEHKTGALLGCAAGLGAVLGGAGPETVAALDRAGRHLGVAFQIVDDVLGVWGDPRVTGKPVHGDLRERKRTFPVLVALGSPTGGRIAALLESGDAPGTAAALIEEAGGRSAAMAEARRHITAVETALARVPLAAGAAGELRSLLAYVVRRDV from the coding sequence GTGACGGCGCTGCCGACGACGGTGGAGGCGGCGCGGCGCGGCACCACGACGGCAACGCCCCCTGCCGCGCGGGCACGGACAGCCCGACAGTCCGCGTGGCACGATCCCGCGGCCGACGCCGGCGACACCCTCCGGGTCCTCGACCGCTGTCGCGCCCTGGTCCGGCCCGCCCTGGAGGAAACCGTCGCGCGGCTGCACCCGTGGGTCGGTGAGATGGCCGCGTACTCCTTCGGCTGGTGCGAGATCGGCGGTGCGCCGACCGTCGCCCCCGGCGGCAAGGGCGTACGGCAGGCGCTCGCGGTGCTCGGCGCCGAGGCGGCCGGTGCTCCGGGGCGGGCCGGGGTGGCGGCGGCCGTCGCGGTGGAGCTGGTGCATGCCTTCTCCCTGCTGCACGACGACATCATGGACGGCGACGCGGACCGACGCGGCCGCCCGGCCGTGTGGAAGGCCTACGGCACGGGGCCCGCGGTGCTCGCGGGCGACGCCCTGTTCGCCCTGGCCGTCGAGACGCTCGCCGCGCAGCCAGGAGGTGCCGGGGGCGTGCGGACGCTGTCCGTGGCGCTGGGCGACCTGGTGCGCGGGCAGGCGGACGACCTGCTGTTCGCCGACCGTCCGTGGACGGGGCCGGAGCGGGTGAGGCCGGACGAGTACCGGGCGATGGCGGAGCACAAGACGGGCGCGCTGCTGGGCTGCGCGGCCGGGCTCGGCGCCGTGCTCGGGGGTGCCGGACCCGAGACGGTCGCCGCGCTCGACCGGGCGGGCCGGCATCTCGGAGTCGCGTTCCAGATCGTCGACGACGTGCTGGGCGTCTGGGGTGACCCCCGGGTCACCGGCAAGCCGGTCCACGGTGATCTGCGCGAGCGGAAGAGGACGTTCCCGGTGCTGGTGGCGCTCGGCTCCCCGACGGGCGGCCGCATCGCCGCACTCCTGGAGTCGGGCGACGCGCCCGGCACGGCGGCGGCGCTGATCGAGGAGGCGGGCGGCCGTTCGGCGGCCATGGCGGAGGCCCGGCGGCACATCACCGCCGTCGAGACAGCACTCGCGAGGGTGCCGCTGGCCGCGGGGGCCGCCGGTGAACTTCGGTCGCTGCTCGCCTACGTGGTGCGGCGCGACGTCTGA
- a CDS encoding serine hydrolase domain-containing protein encodes MSASVLPSSDPAAQGVDASGVHAFLDALEAAPEIEPHSLMIMRHGHLVASGWWAPYTAERPHLLYSLSKSFTATAAALAEAEGLLDFDAPVISYFPEFEADITDPRSRAMLVRHVASMSSGHRRETVDEAFGRDPAEPVRGFLLLPPDQDPGTVFAYNQPTTYTLAAIVQRVTGQSLTGYLRPRLLDPLGIGEVAWRCDRTGRELGFSGLHATTDAVARLGQLYLRDGVWEGKRLLSEGWAARASRPRIPTAGAIGDGDRPDSARGYGYQFWMSRHGYRGDGAYGQFCLVLPEHDAVIATTAATERTQEYLNLVWEHLLPAFGPEPLTGREAADAELCERLDRLALPPAPGRPTPPERDRDWATTAFTPSAETGPVLTAGLAEDADGWTLTLTGAMDRPDQPDRLNLRLPGEGWTVAEEPVPTAVSGGWTDVGTLAVEVVFLETPHRLALTCSLADRTLTAHWRTEPLQRGRFTSLRARPGSV; translated from the coding sequence ATGAGTGCTTCCGTCCTGCCGTCCTCCGACCCCGCCGCCCAAGGGGTCGACGCCTCCGGCGTCCACGCCTTCCTCGACGCTCTCGAAGCCGCCCCCGAGATCGAGCCGCACAGCCTGATGATCATGCGACACGGGCATCTGGTCGCCTCCGGCTGGTGGGCGCCGTACACCGCCGAACGCCCCCATCTGCTGTACTCGCTCAGCAAGAGCTTCACCGCGACCGCAGCAGCTCTGGCCGAGGCCGAGGGACTGCTCGACTTCGACGCTCCGGTGATCTCGTACTTCCCGGAGTTCGAGGCCGACATCACCGATCCGCGCAGCCGGGCCATGCTCGTACGGCACGTGGCGTCCATGTCGAGCGGCCATCGGCGGGAGACCGTCGACGAGGCCTTCGGGCGGGACCCCGCCGAGCCCGTCCGAGGGTTCCTGCTGCTGCCGCCCGACCAGGATCCCGGCACCGTCTTCGCCTACAACCAGCCCACGACGTACACCCTCGCCGCGATCGTCCAGCGCGTGACCGGCCAGTCGCTCACCGGGTACCTGCGGCCCCGGCTGCTGGATCCGCTGGGCATCGGCGAAGTGGCCTGGCGGTGCGACCGCACCGGCCGCGAGCTGGGCTTCAGCGGTCTGCACGCGACCACCGACGCCGTCGCCCGGCTCGGCCAGCTGTATCTGCGCGACGGGGTCTGGGAGGGCAAGCGGCTGCTGTCGGAGGGATGGGCGGCCCGGGCCTCGCGACCCCGCATACCCACCGCCGGAGCCATAGGGGACGGGGACCGGCCGGACTCGGCCCGGGGCTACGGCTACCAGTTCTGGATGTCCCGGCACGGCTACCGGGGCGACGGCGCGTACGGCCAGTTCTGTCTGGTGCTGCCGGAGCACGACGCGGTGATCGCGACGACCGCGGCGACCGAGCGGACGCAGGAGTACCTGAACCTGGTCTGGGAGCATCTGCTGCCCGCCTTCGGCCCCGAGCCGCTGACCGGCCGGGAGGCCGCCGACGCGGAGCTGTGCGAACGCCTCGACCGGCTCGCGCTGCCGCCCGCCCCGGGCCGGCCCACACCCCCGGAGCGGGACCGGGACTGGGCCACCACCGCGTTCACCCCCTCCGCCGAGACCGGACCCGTCCTCACGGCCGGGCTCGCCGAGGACGCGGACGGCTGGACGCTCACGCTCACCGGGGCGATGGACCGCCCGGACCAGCCGGACCGGCTAAACCTACGCCTCCCGGGGGAGGGCTGGACGGTCGCCGAGGAACCCGTCCCGACCGCCGTGAGCGGCGGCTGGACCGACGTCGGCACACTGGCCGTCGAGGTGGTGTTCCTGGAGACTCCGCACCGCCTGGCACTGACCTGCTCCCTCGCGGACCGCACGCTCACCGCGCACTGGCGCACCGAGCCGCTGCAGCGCGGCCGGTTCACCTCCCTGCGCGCCCGGCCCGGCTCAGTCTGA
- a CDS encoding LLM class F420-dependent oxidoreductase, translated as MVQIGYTMMTEQAGPRELVDHVVRAEEAGFDFSVTSDHYFPWLRSQGHSPYAWAVLGAAAQATSRIPLMTYVTCPTFRYHPAVVAQKAATLQLLSEGRFRLGLGSGENLNEHVVGGGWPSVDVRHEMFEEAVEIIRALFKGGHVNHRGTHFDVESARLWDLPDQAPPIGIAVSGERSCELAGRLGDLVIATEPKAGLLETFDRHGGQGKPRVGQLPVCYDPDRDTAVKRAHSQFRWFGSGWKVNSELPHPDSFEAATQFVTQDDVADSIPCGDDPDAFVEAVRPYAEAGFTEIALVQIGGESQPAYLDWSEKTLLPALRDAFG; from the coding sequence ATGGTGCAAATCGGATACACGATGATGACCGAGCAGGCCGGCCCCCGAGAGCTCGTCGACCATGTGGTGCGGGCCGAGGAGGCGGGCTTCGACTTCTCGGTAACCTCCGACCACTACTTCCCGTGGCTGCGCTCGCAGGGTCATTCGCCGTACGCGTGGGCCGTGCTCGGCGCTGCCGCGCAGGCCACGTCACGTATCCCGCTGATGACGTATGTGACGTGCCCGACGTTCCGCTACCACCCCGCGGTGGTGGCGCAGAAGGCGGCGACACTGCAGTTGCTGTCCGAGGGCCGGTTCCGGCTGGGGCTGGGCTCGGGCGAGAACCTCAACGAGCACGTGGTGGGCGGCGGCTGGCCGTCCGTCGACGTGCGGCACGAGATGTTCGAGGAGGCCGTGGAGATCATCCGCGCCCTCTTCAAGGGCGGCCATGTCAACCATCGCGGCACGCACTTCGACGTGGAGTCGGCCCGGCTGTGGGACCTGCCGGACCAGGCGCCGCCCATCGGCATCGCCGTCTCCGGGGAGCGGTCGTGCGAACTCGCGGGCCGGCTCGGTGACCTGGTGATCGCCACGGAGCCCAAGGCCGGGCTGCTGGAGACCTTCGACCGGCACGGCGGCCAGGGCAAGCCCCGCGTCGGCCAGCTGCCCGTCTGCTACGACCCCGACCGGGACACGGCCGTCAAGCGGGCGCACTCCCAGTTCCGCTGGTTCGGCAGCGGCTGGAAGGTCAACTCCGAGCTGCCGCATCCGGATTCCTTCGAGGCGGCGACCCAGTTCGTCACACAGGACGACGTCGCCGACTCCATCCCGTGCGGTGACGACCCGGACGCGTTCGTCGAGGCCGTCCGCCCGTACGCCGAGGCCGGGTTCACCGAGATCGCCCTCGTCCAGATCGGCGGCGAGTCGCAGCCGGCGTATCTGGACTGGTCGGAGAAGACCCTGCTGCCCGCGCTGCGCGACGCGTTCGGCTGA
- a CDS encoding serine/threonine-protein kinase yields the protein MGRAHVSTHQLVAGRYRLLEIIQRETNRICWYAEDTGTGEVPRPCLVTQTGLPEDPRGAERRSAARLLRTTENMALLCPGRIAMVVDAVEEAGALWTVNEWIDGTPLGELLSEQGTFNYVRAARIGLELLDVLDAAHAEGITHGELSPGQVFVREDHSVVVTGFGLAGATLAPRLTAPAYASPEQARDQRIGPAADLWALGAILYTMVEGRPPFRDRGRPENTLKGVDRLPLRTPVRAGPLTQVVQGLLRKDSRERLTRPVVREALTRALSEDPEAAVAAAPAPRLRGAYAAMRPGSPVWSRRTMVAGTALAVVTVAVAVLAATQGLPGTDGGSDAAESPARPPASAATPGEGTGGDPEPSGAPSPPESPAPTPTPSSPSPTGTPTPTPTPTPSAPATALPPGFQRYRAPEGFSVALPEGFKRLDTDREGEAYRVVFGAEGDDRTLAVTYSEQAGPDPVAVWRDDVEPNLKRTDGYDRIGAIRATTYQGREAADMEWTADVDGTRVHTYGRGVLLGGGRSFSLRWTTPEAEGKDAANQEALRTFFKTFRPGSD from the coding sequence ATGGGCAGGGCGCACGTCTCCACACACCAGTTGGTCGCCGGCCGGTACCGGCTGCTCGAGATCATCCAGCGCGAGACCAACCGCATCTGCTGGTACGCCGAGGACACCGGAACCGGCGAGGTCCCCCGCCCGTGCCTCGTGACCCAGACCGGGCTTCCGGAGGACCCGCGCGGGGCCGAGCGCCGGTCCGCCGCCCGCCTGCTGCGCACGACCGAGAACATGGCGCTGCTGTGCCCCGGCCGGATCGCCATGGTCGTCGACGCCGTCGAGGAGGCCGGTGCCCTGTGGACCGTCAACGAGTGGATCGACGGCACCCCGCTCGGCGAACTCCTCTCGGAGCAGGGCACGTTCAACTACGTACGGGCGGCACGGATCGGCCTGGAGTTGCTCGACGTGCTGGACGCCGCGCACGCCGAGGGCATCACGCACGGCGAGCTCAGCCCCGGCCAGGTGTTCGTACGCGAGGACCACTCGGTCGTCGTCACCGGCTTCGGCCTGGCCGGCGCGACCCTCGCGCCCCGGCTCACGGCACCCGCGTACGCCTCCCCGGAGCAGGCGCGCGATCAGCGCATCGGTCCCGCGGCCGACCTGTGGGCGCTGGGCGCGATCCTGTACACGATGGTCGAGGGGCGCCCGCCCTTCCGGGACCGGGGGCGCCCGGAGAACACCCTGAAGGGCGTGGACCGGCTGCCGCTGCGCACGCCGGTGCGCGCCGGGCCGCTCACCCAGGTCGTGCAGGGACTGCTCCGCAAGGACTCTCGGGAGCGGCTGACCCGCCCGGTGGTGCGCGAGGCGCTGACCCGCGCGCTCAGCGAGGACCCCGAGGCGGCCGTGGCCGCGGCACCGGCCCCGCGACTGCGCGGCGCCTACGCCGCCATGCGGCCGGGAAGCCCGGTGTGGAGCAGACGGACCATGGTGGCGGGTACGGCCCTGGCCGTGGTCACCGTCGCGGTCGCCGTGCTCGCCGCGACCCAGGGGCTGCCCGGCACGGACGGCGGCAGCGACGCGGCCGAATCGCCGGCCCGGCCGCCGGCCTCCGCCGCCACGCCGGGCGAGGGCACCGGCGGCGACCCCGAACCGTCCGGGGCGCCCAGTCCGCCCGAGTCCCCCGCCCCCACCCCCACTCCGTCGTCCCCGTCCCCCACAGGCACACCCACGCCCACACCCACGCCCACCCCGTCCGCCCCGGCCACGGCCCTGCCGCCCGGTTTCCAGCGCTACCGGGCGCCGGAGGGCTTCTCCGTCGCGCTCCCCGAGGGTTTCAAGCGGCTGGACACCGACCGCGAGGGCGAGGCGTACCGGGTCGTCTTCGGCGCCGAGGGCGACGACCGCACGCTGGCCGTCACCTACAGCGAACAGGCGGGCCCGGACCCCGTGGCCGTGTGGCGGGACGACGTCGAGCCCAACCTCAAGCGGACCGACGGCTACGACCGGATCGGGGCGATCCGCGCGACGACGTACCAGGGGCGCGAGGCCGCCGACATGGAGTGGACCGCGGACGTCGACGGCACTCGTGTGCACACCTACGGCCGGGGCGTCCTGCTGGGCGGGGGCCGGAGTTTCTCCCTGCGCTGGACGACCCCGGAAGCCGAAGGGAAGGACGCCGCGAACCAGGAGGCGCTGCGCACGTTCTTCAAGACCTTCCGGCCCGGCTCAGACTGA